One window of the Sparus aurata chromosome 7, fSpaAur1.1, whole genome shotgun sequence genome contains the following:
- the apex2 gene encoding DNA-(apurinic or apyrimidinic site) endonuclease 2 — MRGKKRLLKKIHFRSYRFSVFLFTSGIQNINFRSCTLTGGSLSLVKQRRVFTMRIVTWNINGIRTFRGGIKKALDSLNADIICVQETKVTRDLLDERTAIVDGYNSYFSFSRGRSGYSGVATYCKDSATPFAAEEGLTGLLTNHEGAVGCYGDQDEFCSEELQLLDNEGRAIVTQHRVMCQDKEQTITVINVYCPRADPEKPERKQFKLQFYKLLQRRAEALLKDGSHVIVLGDVNTSHRPIDHCDPCDSDDFEENPGRKWLNGFLHGVRQEEERNEEKHDEESEVTSTEPKNGNGKFVDTFRFFHPTRTSAFTCWSTLTGARQTNYGTRIDYIFADCQLAREQFVAADIMPEVEGSDHCPVWGQLSCSFLPSSKPPPLCTRYLPEFAGKQQKLSRFFAKVDQKPSPSEQREALPGSQEEEETRENLNPSGAGSLSGKKRLLTSDSVVPKGKKTKTVKTSSKPQGSLLSFFKPKLTNVVPSTEAPVRECENTLSLDVVSSQNPQNASKPREDASSVTPLVPEETAPVFDGPPQLCTNSATDENEKQLKTKQLTPQPTVELSAAKKGASLGFWKSVLHGPPPPPSCKVHGEPCVLRTVKKEGPNMGKQFFVCARPQGHASNPDARCNFFAWVDKGK, encoded by the exons GAGTTTGTCTCTGGTGAAACAACGGCGGGTTTTCACGATGAGGATCGTAACCTGGAACATAAACGGCATAAGGACATTTAGAGGCGGTATTAAAAAGGCTCTCGATTCACTGAACGCAGATATTATCTGTGTCCAAGAGACAAAAGTAACAA GAGACTTACTTGATGAAAGAACCGCCATTGTCGACGGCTACAACTCCTATTTCAGCTTTAGTCGAGGACGCAGCGGCTATTCAG GGGTTGCCACTTACTGCAAAGACAGCGCCACTCCATTCGCTGCCGAGGAGGGTCTCACAGGTCTGCTGACCAACCATGAAGGGGCCGTTGGATGCTACGGTGACCAGGACGAGTTCTGTAGCGAAGAGCTGCAGCTTTTGGACAATGAGGGACGAGCCATCGTCACACAGCACAGAGTCAT GTGTCAGGACAAAGAGCAAACCATCACCGTAATCAATGTGTACTGTCCACGGGCTGACCCTGAAAAGCCGGAGCGAAAGCAGTTCAAGCTGCAGTTCTACAAGTTGCTTCAGCGTCGGGCTGAAGCTCTACTGAAAGATGGGAG ccaCGTGATTGTTTTGGGAGACGTGAATACATCTCACCGGCCAATAGACCACTGTGACCCCTGTGACAGC GATGATTTTGAGGAAAATCCTGGGAGGAAGTGGCTGAATGGCTTTTTGCACGGGgtcagacaggaagaggagaggaatgaGGAGAAACACGATGAAGAATCTGAGGTAACTTCAACAGAAcccaaaaatggaaatggaaaattTGTGGATACCTTTCGTTTTTTCCACCCCACTCGCACCAGCGCCTTCACATGCTGGTCCACTCTCACCGGAGCGCGGCAGACCAACTACGGCACGCGCATTGACTACATATTTGCCGATTGCCAGCTCGCCAGGGagcagtttgtggcagcagataTCATGCCAGAGGTGGAGGGGTCAGATCACTGCCCTGTGTGGGGGCAACTGAGCTGCTCTTTCCTGCCCAGCTCCAAACCTCCTCCCCTCTGTACCCGCTACCTGCCAGAGTTTGCAGGCAAGCAGCAGAAACTCTCCCGCTTCTTTGCTAAGGTGGACCAAAAACCAAGTCCGTCTGAGCAGAGGGAGGCGTTACCTGGATctcaagaggaggaggagacgagggaGAATTTGAACCCATCCGGAGCTGGCAGCCTGTCCGGTAAAAAACGGTTATTGACATCAGACTCTGTCGTTCcaaaggggaaaaagacaaagacagtaaAGACTTCATCCAAGCCACAGGGCAgcctcctttcttttttcaaacccAAGCTCACAAATGTTGTTCCCTCTACTGAAGCCCCTGTCAGGGAGTGTGAAAATACACTCAGCCTGGATGTTGTATCGTCACAAAACCCTCAGAATGCCTCCAAACCTCGAGAGGATGCCTCCTCGGTTACACCACTGGTACCTGAAGAGACTGCGCCTGTCTTTGATGGTCCACCACAGCTTTGCACCAACAGCGCCACAGACGAGAACGAGAAACAGTTGAAGACGAAACAATTAACCCCACAGCCCACTGTAGAACTCTCAGCTGCCAAGAAAGGGGCATCGTTAGGGTTTTGGAAATCAGTGCTTCATGGACCGCCCCCGCCACCCTCCTGTAAGGTCCACGGGGAACCCTGTGTGCTCCGTACTGTAAAAAAGGAGGGGCCAAACATGGGCAAACAGTTCTTTGTGTGTGCTCGTCCTCAGGGACATGCATCCAACCCTGACGCTCGGTGTAATTTCTTTGCGTGGGTGGATAAGGGGAAGTGA